In a single window of the Micrococcaceae bacterium Sec5.7 genome:
- a CDS encoding zinc-dependent alcohol dehydrogenase family protein yields the protein MKVEDRDYPTIQLPADVVVKVTASCVCGSDLWPYRGVKPTHKPSAIGHEFIGVVESTGADVTALAVGDFVIAPFVVSCGECPQCKNGVTVACDYLAGWGGKDDAGLPIDGGQGQAVRVPRAESTLVKVPGIIDPDLALRASLLTLSDVMATGHHAALGAKVSAGRTVVVVGDGAVGLCGVLAAKRLGAERIIAMSRHADRQAIAREFGATDIVEERGDDGVAKVRELLGGVLADSVLECVGTKESMEQALHCVRPGGALGFVGVPTGGAEIPLRYLFETNISVAGGMAPARTYIPELLADVLAGTINPGKVFDVEMPLEEAAEAYKAMDERRAIKVLLTP from the coding sequence ATCAAGGTCGAAGACCGGGATTACCCCACCATCCAGCTGCCGGCTGATGTGGTGGTCAAGGTCACCGCGTCCTGCGTCTGCGGTTCGGATTTGTGGCCGTACCGGGGCGTGAAACCGACGCACAAGCCGTCCGCCATCGGGCATGAATTCATTGGTGTGGTCGAAAGCACCGGCGCTGATGTGACGGCCCTGGCCGTGGGTGATTTTGTGATTGCCCCGTTTGTGGTCAGCTGCGGCGAGTGCCCGCAGTGTAAGAACGGTGTCACCGTTGCCTGCGATTATCTGGCTGGCTGGGGCGGCAAGGACGACGCCGGCCTGCCGATCGACGGCGGCCAGGGCCAGGCCGTCCGCGTGCCACGTGCGGAGAGCACACTGGTCAAGGTTCCGGGGATCATCGACCCGGACCTTGCACTGCGGGCCAGCCTCCTGACTCTTTCCGATGTCATGGCCACCGGCCACCACGCAGCCCTGGGCGCCAAGGTATCCGCGGGCCGGACCGTGGTTGTTGTGGGCGACGGCGCCGTGGGTCTTTGCGGTGTGTTGGCAGCCAAGCGGCTCGGAGCCGAGCGGATCATCGCCATGTCCCGCCACGCTGACCGCCAGGCCATTGCCAGGGAATTCGGGGCAACGGACATAGTGGAAGAACGCGGCGACGACGGCGTGGCCAAGGTCCGCGAGCTGCTGGGCGGGGTGCTTGCTGACTCAGTACTGGAGTGCGTGGGGACCAAGGAATCCATGGAGCAGGCCTTGCATTGTGTCCGGCCGGGCGGTGCGCTTGGCTTTGTGGGCGTCCCCACCGGCGGCGCAGAGATCCCGCTGCGCTACCTCTTTGAGACCAACATTTCGGTTGCGGGCGGGATGGCTCCGGCACGGACGTACATCCCGGAGCTGCTGGCGGATGTACTTGCCGGCACCATCAATCCCGGCAAGGTGTTTGACGTGGAAATGCCGCTCGAAGAGGCAGCCGAGGCTTACAAAGCCATGGATGAACGCCGGGCCATCAAGGTGCTGCTCACACCGTAG
- a CDS encoding cold-shock protein: protein MATGTVKWFNSEKGFGFIAPDDGSADVFAHYSAIASSGYRSLEENQKVEFDVTAGPKGPQAENIRPL, encoded by the coding sequence ATGGCAACAGGCACAGTTAAATGGTTCAACTCCGAGAAGGGCTTCGGCTTTATTGCCCCCGACGACGGTTCCGCAGACGTTTTCGCTCATTACTCGGCAATTGCCAGCAGCGGCTACCGCTCCCTGGAAGAGAATCAGAAAGTCGAATTCGATGTGACCGCGGGTCCGAAGGGCCCGCAGGCAGAGAACATTCGTCCGCTCTGA
- a CDS encoding GntR family transcriptional regulator — MTDSTFGQSYSMLRPVRGGNAFEETIEHILQTIKLGIFAPAEKLPPERELAERLGVSRATLRDALGELQSAGYLEVQRGRYGGTYVSGTSVNPKQDLRPLDPAEVQDVLLFRGIIEPAVSALAAKSDLSAAARGHLQGCLSEVRNASNDTYRPRDARFHIAIAELTGSPSLVGAVAESRARLNELLDRIPLLGTNLEHANEQHADIADAILRGDAVTAEQVTIEHLEGTASLLRGFLA, encoded by the coding sequence GTGACTGACTCTACCTTTGGCCAGTCCTACTCGATGCTGCGTCCGGTGCGGGGCGGAAACGCGTTCGAGGAAACCATCGAGCACATCCTGCAGACGATCAAACTCGGCATCTTTGCCCCGGCTGAAAAGCTGCCGCCTGAGCGCGAACTGGCAGAGCGGCTGGGCGTCTCGCGCGCCACCCTGCGTGATGCGCTGGGGGAACTGCAGAGTGCGGGCTACCTCGAGGTGCAGCGCGGACGCTACGGCGGCACGTATGTCTCCGGCACATCAGTGAATCCGAAGCAGGATCTGCGGCCGCTGGACCCGGCGGAAGTCCAGGATGTGCTGCTGTTCCGCGGAATAATCGAGCCCGCCGTGAGTGCCTTGGCGGCAAAATCCGATCTGTCAGCGGCCGCGCGCGGTCACTTGCAGGGATGTCTTTCTGAGGTGCGCAACGCATCCAACGACACGTACCGGCCCAGGGATGCACGGTTTCACATTGCCATCGCCGAACTCACGGGATCCCCGAGCCTCGTCGGCGCCGTGGCGGAGAGCCGCGCCAGGCTCAACGAACTGCTTGACCGCATCCCACTGTTGGGTACAAACCTTGAGCACGCCAACGAACAACATGCTGACATTGCCGATGCCATCCTCCGCGGGGATGCCGTGACGGCAGAGCAGGTAACCATCGAGCACCTCGAGGGCACGGCGTCGCTGCTTCGCGGGTTCCTCGCGTGA
- the eat gene encoding ethanolamine permease: MESADKAVSTAKSGGSKAVSGEDEYLQHRSLKRGAAGWVLLAGLGVAYVISGDFAGWNLGLAQGGWGGLLIAFVLMAVMYTCMVFGLAELSSTLPTAGAGYAFARRALGPLGGFATGIAVLIEYAVAPAAIATFIGGYIEALGLFGLTNSWPVYLVTYVIFIWIHIRGVGEALKLMFGITAVATVALLAAAIGLLPKFDPAKLFDIVPDGSPASSAFLPMGVGGVLAALVYGIWFFLAVEGVPLAAEETSNPKRDMPKGIIVAVIILVVFGALMLLLVPGAAGAQAMSTSDNPLPEALRLAYGGNTFLADFINYAGLAGLVASFFSIIFAYSRQLFALSRAGYLPRWLSLTGKRRTPYWALIVPGTIGFVLAAATQDGALLINIAVFGATVSYVLLNLSHIVLRIKEPELERGYRTPGGIVTTSIALVLSAVAVAATFVVDVFAASITAAIFAAALLYYWFYSRHRIVAGAPEEEFARLAQAEAELKL, encoded by the coding sequence ATGGAATCAGCGGACAAGGCAGTGAGCACGGCGAAATCCGGCGGCAGCAAGGCTGTCAGCGGTGAAGACGAGTACCTGCAGCATCGAAGCCTGAAGCGGGGGGCCGCCGGATGGGTCCTGCTTGCAGGCCTTGGCGTTGCCTACGTTATCTCCGGTGACTTTGCCGGCTGGAACCTTGGCCTTGCACAAGGCGGCTGGGGTGGCCTGCTGATTGCCTTCGTGCTGATGGCGGTCATGTACACGTGCATGGTCTTTGGACTTGCAGAACTCTCTTCAACGCTTCCGACGGCGGGCGCAGGCTATGCGTTCGCCCGCCGCGCCCTCGGACCGCTCGGAGGGTTCGCCACCGGCATTGCGGTGCTGATTGAGTACGCGGTGGCGCCGGCGGCCATTGCCACCTTCATCGGAGGGTACATCGAGGCACTGGGGCTGTTCGGCCTCACGAACTCCTGGCCCGTCTATCTGGTCACCTACGTGATTTTCATCTGGATCCACATCCGCGGAGTAGGCGAAGCGCTGAAGCTCATGTTCGGGATCACAGCAGTTGCAACCGTGGCGCTGCTGGCTGCCGCCATCGGTCTCTTGCCGAAGTTCGACCCCGCCAAGCTGTTCGACATTGTCCCCGACGGATCCCCTGCGTCCAGCGCGTTTCTTCCGATGGGCGTCGGCGGAGTACTCGCGGCGCTTGTCTACGGGATCTGGTTCTTCCTGGCTGTTGAAGGCGTTCCGCTGGCAGCCGAGGAAACGTCCAACCCAAAGAGGGACATGCCCAAGGGAATCATCGTGGCGGTCATCATTCTGGTGGTCTTCGGTGCACTGATGCTGCTCCTGGTGCCCGGCGCGGCAGGGGCCCAGGCGATGAGCACCTCGGACAATCCATTGCCGGAGGCCCTCCGCCTCGCCTATGGCGGCAACACTTTCCTTGCAGACTTCATCAACTACGCAGGGCTCGCCGGCCTCGTGGCCAGTTTTTTCTCCATCATCTTCGCCTACTCACGGCAGCTCTTCGCGCTCTCCCGGGCGGGCTATCTCCCCCGCTGGCTTTCCCTCACCGGAAAACGCCGCACCCCGTACTGGGCGCTGATCGTCCCCGGCACCATCGGTTTCGTGCTTGCCGCCGCCACGCAGGACGGCGCACTGCTTATCAACATCGCGGTGTTCGGTGCAACTGTCTCCTATGTACTGCTGAACCTTTCCCACATTGTCCTGCGCATCAAGGAGCCGGAGCTGGAACGCGGCTACAGGACACCAGGCGGGATTGTCACAACGTCGATCGCCCTGGTCCTGTCCGCTGTGGCAGTGGCGGCAACGTTCGTCGTGGACGTCTTTGCCGCGTCCATAACGGCAGCGATCTTCGCAGCCGCCCTCCTCTACTACTGGTTCTACAGCCGGCACCGGATCGTCGCCGGCGCCCCTGAGGAGGAATTTGCCCGGCTGGCACAGGCCGAAGCCGAACTCAAACTGTGA
- a CDS encoding glutamine synthetase family protein: MNDQNTKPGQKGQLSVDELRELVAAGTIDTVVVAITDALGRLQGKRCGARSFLEDVLDHGAEGCNYLLAVDVEMNTVDGYAMSSWETGYGDMVMLPDISTLRLVPWLEGTALVQCDVMWTDRSPVVASPRQILRAQVERLEKLGYRAFVGTELEFLMFDDSYGQAWQKNYTGLAPSTQYNVDYSLLATARLEPVIRSIRTNMEAAGLVVESSKGECNLGQQEITFRFDEALSACDKHTFYKNGAKEIADQHGKSITFMSKFNEREGNSCHIHFSLTDLEGRPVLPGDGEHGFSPVMERFVAGQLAALREFAYFLAPNVNSYKRFVEGSFAPTAVAWGLDNRSCALRVVGHGRGLRTENRVGGGDLNPYLAVAALIAAVIHGLENDLPLPAITKGNAYDSDAQRLPTNLRDARDLLADSSIARKAFGDDVVDHYVHAAAVELKAYDSAITDWERVRGFERL; this comes from the coding sequence ATGAATGATCAAAACACCAAGCCCGGCCAAAAAGGCCAGCTGAGCGTCGACGAACTGAGGGAACTGGTAGCCGCCGGCACCATAGACACGGTGGTCGTCGCCATCACGGACGCCCTGGGCAGGCTGCAGGGCAAGCGCTGCGGGGCACGCTCGTTCCTGGAGGACGTTCTGGACCACGGAGCGGAGGGCTGCAATTACCTCTTGGCGGTCGACGTCGAAATGAACACGGTGGACGGGTACGCCATGTCCTCCTGGGAAACCGGCTATGGCGACATGGTGATGCTCCCGGATATCTCAACGCTCCGCCTGGTCCCGTGGCTGGAAGGCACCGCACTGGTCCAGTGCGACGTGATGTGGACGGACAGGTCCCCCGTGGTTGCCTCACCCCGCCAGATCCTCCGTGCCCAGGTGGAGCGGCTTGAAAAGCTCGGCTACCGCGCCTTCGTGGGAACCGAACTGGAATTCCTGATGTTCGACGATTCCTACGGGCAGGCCTGGCAGAAGAACTACACCGGCCTGGCACCGTCCACGCAGTACAACGTGGACTACTCCCTGCTCGCCACCGCCCGGCTGGAGCCGGTCATCCGCTCCATCCGCACCAACATGGAAGCCGCCGGGCTGGTGGTGGAGTCCTCGAAGGGCGAGTGCAACCTGGGGCAGCAGGAGATCACGTTCCGTTTCGACGAGGCGCTGTCCGCCTGCGACAAGCACACGTTCTACAAGAACGGCGCGAAGGAAATTGCCGACCAGCACGGCAAGAGCATCACCTTCATGTCCAAATTCAATGAGCGCGAAGGCAACTCCTGCCACATCCACTTCAGCCTCACGGACCTCGAAGGCAGGCCGGTCCTTCCCGGCGACGGAGAGCACGGCTTCAGCCCGGTCATGGAGCGCTTCGTGGCCGGCCAGCTGGCGGCCCTGCGGGAATTCGCCTATTTCCTGGCTCCCAACGTCAACTCCTACAAAAGGTTCGTGGAAGGCAGCTTCGCCCCCACCGCCGTCGCTTGGGGGCTCGACAACCGCAGCTGCGCTCTCCGCGTCGTTGGCCACGGCCGCGGACTCCGCACCGAAAACCGCGTGGGCGGCGGCGATCTCAACCCGTACCTGGCGGTTGCCGCCCTGATTGCCGCCGTCATTCACGGCCTGGAAAACGATCTTCCGCTGCCTGCCATCACCAAGGGCAACGCCTACGATTCGGATGCACAGCGCCTGCCCACCAACCTCCGCGACGCCCGTGATCTGCTGGCGGACAGCAGCATCGCCCGCAAGGCGTTCGGCGACGACGTGGTGGACCACTACGTCCACGCTGCGGCCGTGGAGCTGAAGGCCTACGACAGCGCAATCACTGACTGGGAGCGCGTCCGTGGCTTCGAACGGCTCTGA
- a CDS encoding gamma-glutamyl-gamma-aminobutyrate hydrolase family protein, with the protein MASNGSEAYRPRIALTSYFQEASWGVWNTTAAILPGTYVQAVVAAGGTPILLPPVGTDESVLDLVDGLVVVGGPDVDPSLYGAAPHPKTAPQPLRDSHDTVLTRAAIERGLPLFAICRGAQILNVALGGSLIQHVPDVNPEANYQPAPGVFGEAAFSTTPGSLIQDLLGDSATAPCYHHQAVDAVPEGLRVTAGSDDGTVQALETTDGGWVLGVQFHPEQNPDDLRLFRGFVEAAAGYRSDHATNAAAATSSTTTMKAMSPA; encoded by the coding sequence GTGGCTTCGAACGGCTCTGAGGCATACCGGCCCAGGATCGCGCTGACCAGCTACTTCCAGGAAGCGTCCTGGGGCGTGTGGAATACGACGGCGGCCATCCTCCCCGGAACGTACGTCCAGGCCGTCGTCGCGGCCGGCGGAACGCCCATCCTCCTGCCGCCGGTAGGCACCGACGAGTCCGTCCTGGACCTCGTGGACGGGCTGGTCGTGGTGGGAGGTCCCGACGTCGACCCTTCCCTTTACGGGGCAGCGCCCCATCCGAAAACAGCGCCCCAGCCGCTGCGCGACTCGCACGACACGGTGCTCACGCGTGCCGCGATTGAGCGCGGGCTCCCGCTGTTCGCCATCTGCCGCGGCGCCCAGATCCTCAACGTGGCCCTGGGCGGCTCGCTGATCCAGCACGTTCCGGACGTCAACCCGGAGGCCAACTACCAGCCGGCTCCGGGCGTGTTCGGGGAAGCCGCGTTCAGCACCACGCCCGGCAGTCTGATCCAGGATCTGCTCGGGGATTCCGCCACTGCGCCCTGCTACCACCACCAGGCGGTGGACGCCGTGCCGGAGGGCCTCCGCGTCACGGCCGGGTCTGACGACGGCACCGTCCAGGCGTTGGAAACCACCGACGGCGGATGGGTCCTTGGGGTCCAGTTCCACCCGGAACAGAACCCGGATGATCTGCGGCTGTTCCGCGGATTCGTGGAAGCCGCCGCCGGTTACCGCTCCGACCACGCCACCAATGCTGCCGCCGCTACCTCCAGCACCACCACCATGAAAGCGATGTCCCCCGCATGA
- a CDS encoding aldehyde dehydrogenase family protein: protein MTATAFDVINPATEEIIQTVPLAGLAEVDAAIAKAAAAYESWRAVAPADRSLLLRRFAAAVDADLENLARLEVLNAGHTIGNARWEAGNVRDVLNYYSAAPERHFGKQIPVAGGVNITFHEPLGVVGVIVPWNFPMPIAAWGFAPALAAGNTVVLKPAEVTPLTAIRLGELALEAGIPEGVFQVIPGKGSVVGQRFVTHPAVRKVVFTGSTGVGKQIMAGCADQVKRLTLELGGKSANIIFDDADLELAAAAAPGGAFGNAGQDCCARSRILVQRSVYDRFLELLEPAVLGMSVGDPADAATTMGPLISAQQLSTVSAFVPDGAPVAFQGKAPEGAGFWFPPTVLTPDLDAPSFTDEIFGPVVAVVPFDDEADAIRIANNTEYGLSGSIWTSKVDRALRVARAVESGNLSVNSHSSVRYSTPFGGFKQSGLGRELGPDALDAFTETKNVFISTDLR from the coding sequence ATGACCGCCACCGCCTTTGACGTCATCAACCCAGCCACCGAAGAGATCATTCAAACGGTTCCGCTCGCCGGCCTGGCCGAAGTTGACGCGGCCATCGCCAAAGCCGCCGCCGCCTACGAATCCTGGCGGGCCGTGGCCCCGGCCGACCGTTCGCTGCTGCTCCGCCGCTTCGCCGCAGCCGTTGACGCGGATCTGGAAAACCTGGCCCGGCTCGAGGTCCTGAACGCGGGCCACACCATCGGAAATGCGCGCTGGGAGGCCGGCAACGTCCGCGACGTCCTCAACTACTACTCCGCGGCCCCGGAACGGCATTTCGGCAAGCAGATCCCGGTAGCCGGCGGGGTCAACATCACCTTCCACGAACCGCTGGGCGTTGTGGGCGTGATTGTCCCGTGGAACTTCCCCATGCCCATTGCGGCCTGGGGCTTCGCCCCGGCACTGGCAGCGGGAAACACGGTGGTGCTCAAGCCCGCCGAGGTGACTCCGTTGACTGCCATCCGGCTCGGCGAACTGGCGCTCGAGGCGGGAATCCCTGAGGGCGTGTTCCAGGTGATCCCGGGCAAGGGATCAGTGGTGGGCCAGCGCTTCGTCACCCACCCGGCAGTGCGCAAGGTGGTGTTTACCGGCTCCACGGGCGTGGGCAAGCAGATCATGGCGGGCTGCGCGGACCAGGTGAAGAGGCTGACCCTGGAGCTCGGCGGCAAGAGCGCCAACATCATTTTCGACGACGCCGATCTGGAGCTCGCGGCAGCCGCGGCTCCCGGTGGCGCCTTCGGCAACGCCGGACAGGACTGCTGCGCCCGTTCACGCATCCTGGTCCAGCGCAGCGTCTACGACCGCTTCCTGGAACTGCTGGAACCCGCGGTTCTCGGGATGTCTGTCGGGGACCCGGCCGACGCCGCCACCACCATGGGTCCGCTTATTTCGGCCCAGCAGCTCAGTACTGTTTCGGCTTTTGTGCCCGACGGCGCCCCGGTCGCCTTTCAGGGGAAGGCCCCAGAAGGCGCGGGGTTCTGGTTCCCGCCCACCGTGCTCACGCCGGACCTGGATGCGCCGTCGTTCACGGACGAGATCTTCGGGCCGGTAGTCGCCGTCGTGCCGTTTGATGACGAGGCCGACGCCATCAGGATCGCCAACAACACCGAATACGGGCTGTCCGGATCCATCTGGACGTCCAAGGTGGACCGGGCCTTGAGGGTGGCCCGTGCCGTCGAGTCCGGCAACCTGTCCGTCAATTCACACTCGTCCGTCCGGTACTCCACCCCGTTCGGCGGCTTCAAGCAATCAGGGCTGGGCCGTGAACTCGGACCCGACGCCCTGGACGCGTTCACCGAGACCAAGAACGTTTTCATTTCCACCGATCTCCGCTAA
- a CDS encoding 3-oxoacyl-ACP reductase, translated as MQAVVSNRLAGRSAVITGGASGIGLATARRMAAEGANVVIADIEPTSGLAAAAEVGGLFVKVDVTSEQDVKNLYAQTKETYGSVDIAFNNAGISPADDASILDTGIDAWRRVQEVNLTSVYYCCKYAIPYMQEQGKGSIINTASFVAVMGAATSQISYSASKGGVLSMSRELGVEFARQGIRINALCPGPVNTPLLKELFAKDPEKAARRLIHVPLGRFAEPEELAAAVAFLASDDASFITASTFLVDGGISGAYVTPLS; from the coding sequence ATGCAAGCAGTAGTTTCCAACCGCCTCGCAGGCCGCAGCGCAGTCATCACTGGCGGAGCCAGCGGCATCGGACTCGCCACGGCACGCCGGATGGCCGCCGAAGGCGCCAACGTGGTGATCGCGGACATCGAGCCGACGTCCGGCCTTGCCGCCGCCGCCGAAGTGGGCGGCTTGTTCGTCAAGGTGGACGTGACCAGCGAACAAGACGTCAAGAACCTCTACGCCCAGACCAAGGAAACGTACGGCAGCGTGGACATCGCGTTCAACAACGCCGGCATCTCCCCCGCCGACGACGCCTCGATCCTGGACACGGGCATCGATGCCTGGCGCCGGGTCCAGGAAGTAAACCTGACCTCCGTCTACTACTGCTGCAAGTACGCGATTCCGTACATGCAGGAGCAAGGCAAGGGATCCATCATCAACACGGCGTCCTTCGTGGCAGTCATGGGCGCGGCCACGTCGCAGATCTCCTACAGCGCATCCAAGGGCGGCGTGCTGTCCATGAGCCGGGAACTCGGCGTCGAATTCGCCCGCCAGGGTATCCGCATCAATGCCCTCTGCCCGGGACCGGTGAACACTCCGCTGCTCAAGGAACTCTTCGCCAAGGATCCGGAGAAGGCCGCGCGCCGCCTCATCCACGTGCCGCTGGGGCGCTTCGCGGAGCCCGAAGAGCTCGCCGCCGCCGTCGCGTTCCTGGCCAGCGACGACGCCTCGTTCATCACGGCGTCAACGTTCCTGGTGGATGGCGGGATCTCGGGGGCGTACGTCACGCCGCTCAGTTAA
- a CDS encoding DUF6221 family protein, producing MDVVEFLSERIDEDEAAALKLLRDPLVSESGRWYEQRLLRECAAKRRLIAIIESARQAALARVVDTVSWDIRWIPEAIGWTSLALNALALPYTDHPDFQDNWHLPEPA from the coding sequence ATGGACGTTGTGGAGTTCCTGTCCGAGCGGATCGATGAAGACGAGGCGGCCGCGCTGAAGCTGCTGCGGGATCCGTTGGTATCCGAATCCGGGAGATGGTATGAACAGCGGCTGCTCCGCGAATGTGCGGCAAAGCGACGGCTTATCGCCATCATCGAATCGGCGCGGCAGGCGGCCCTGGCACGTGTGGTGGACACTGTGTCCTGGGATATCCGGTGGATTCCGGAAGCCATTGGATGGACGTCTCTGGCACTGAATGCCCTGGCCCTGCCCTACACAGACCATCCGGACTTCCAGGACAACTGGCATCTGCCCGAACCGGCCTGA
- a CDS encoding arginine deiminase-related protein translates to MSVQAPSSVILIRPHRFTPNPATAADNTFQASGNSLDPEVLAAAAHDEVTGLALALETAGITVHLFEDYDQTRPDSVFPNNWLSTHAGGHVATFPMYAPNRRNERRTDILDLLKTRYRVQEVIDYSGLELDDVFLEGTGAMVLDHEGRVAYAARSHRADPVALERFCTNFGYEPMLFDATDASGTAVYHTNVMMSVATEFAMVGLDMIRSQVRRRQIVERLAGGGRAIVDLAHHQIRDFAGNAIELQGTNGRLLALSRRAFGSLTEAQKEVIQRSCTLLPVDVPTIELAGGSVRCMIAGIHLNRRPVSVDGAFQDHSLRDQPGKEEQRRDGILPLLL, encoded by the coding sequence ATGTCTGTCCAAGCCCCTTCCTCGGTCATCCTCATCCGGCCGCACCGATTCACTCCGAACCCGGCGACGGCTGCGGATAATACTTTTCAGGCCTCTGGAAACTCGCTGGATCCGGAAGTTCTCGCGGCCGCCGCGCATGACGAGGTCACGGGACTCGCCCTCGCACTCGAGACCGCCGGCATCACCGTGCACCTGTTCGAAGATTACGATCAAACACGTCCGGACAGCGTGTTTCCCAATAACTGGCTGTCGACTCACGCCGGCGGCCACGTTGCCACATTTCCGATGTACGCGCCGAACCGCCGGAACGAACGCCGGACCGACATCCTCGACCTCCTGAAAACCCGCTACAGGGTACAGGAGGTGATTGATTACTCGGGCCTGGAGCTGGACGATGTTTTCCTCGAAGGTACCGGCGCGATGGTCCTGGACCACGAAGGCCGTGTCGCTTACGCGGCCAGGTCCCATCGAGCGGATCCGGTTGCCCTGGAACGGTTCTGTACGAACTTCGGATATGAGCCGATGCTGTTCGATGCAACGGACGCCTCCGGAACCGCTGTCTACCACACGAACGTCATGATGTCCGTTGCGACCGAGTTCGCGATGGTCGGACTTGACATGATCCGTTCGCAAGTCCGCCGCCGCCAGATCGTGGAACGCCTTGCGGGGGGAGGACGGGCGATTGTCGACCTGGCTCATCACCAGATCCGGGATTTCGCCGGGAACGCGATCGAGCTGCAGGGCACCAACGGACGCCTTCTGGCCTTGTCGCGTCGAGCTTTCGGGAGCCTGACAGAAGCCCAGAAGGAGGTAATCCAGCGCAGCTGCACTCTACTCCCCGTCGACGTGCCAACCATCGAACTCGCCGGCGGGTCCGTAAGGTGCATGATCGCCGGCATTCACCTCAACCGCAGGCCTGTCTCCGTCGATGGCGCATTCCAGGACCACAGCCTGCGTGATCAGCCCGGCAAAGAGGAGCAGCGGCGGGATGGGATCCTGCCGCTGCTCCTGTGA
- a CDS encoding ornithine cyclodeaminase: MTRFVDVHNMVRWAASRGPENIISEMIQYLEDDFRRWESFDKTPRIASHTPFGVIELMPTSDHETYGFKYVNGHPSNPARGFQTVTAFGVLADVHNGYPTFMTEMTVLTALRTAATSAMVAKKLARTDSRLMAMIGTGSQSEFQALAFRSALGITTLKVWDTDPAAMEKFLRNMTPLGFDITVASSAADAVQGADVITTCTADKANATILTADLIEPGVHINAIGGDCPGKTELDAAILGLGDVFVEYAPQTRVEGEIQQMPAGFAVTEFWQVLGNQAPGRTSVGQITIFDSVGFAIEDFSALRYVRDSVDGTDYFEDIDLVANPEDPKNLFGLVGALSPVGS, translated from the coding sequence ATGACGCGCTTTGTCGATGTCCACAACATGGTGCGCTGGGCGGCCAGCCGCGGACCGGAGAACATCATCTCCGAGATGATTCAGTACCTCGAGGATGACTTCCGACGCTGGGAGTCGTTTGACAAGACCCCCAGAATCGCCAGCCACACGCCGTTCGGCGTCATCGAGCTCATGCCCACGAGCGACCACGAAACCTACGGATTCAAGTACGTGAACGGGCACCCGTCAAATCCTGCGCGCGGCTTCCAGACGGTCACAGCCTTCGGCGTCCTGGCCGACGTCCATAACGGCTACCCCACGTTCATGACCGAGATGACGGTGCTGACCGCACTGCGGACCGCAGCGACCTCCGCCATGGTCGCGAAGAAGCTCGCCCGCACCGACTCGCGTCTCATGGCGATGATCGGAACCGGCAGCCAGTCCGAGTTCCAGGCATTGGCTTTCCGCAGCGCCCTGGGTATCACTACGCTCAAAGTCTGGGACACCGATCCTGCCGCGATGGAGAAATTCCTTCGCAACATGACGCCACTCGGCTTCGATATCACCGTCGCCTCCTCGGCAGCCGACGCGGTGCAGGGAGCGGATGTCATCACCACCTGCACCGCCGATAAGGCGAATGCCACCATCCTCACGGCAGACCTCATTGAGCCCGGCGTCCACATCAACGCCATCGGCGGCGACTGCCCGGGAAAGACCGAGCTTGACGCCGCAATCCTGGGTCTCGGCGACGTTTTTGTAGAGTATGCTCCCCAGACACGGGTTGAAGGCGAGATCCAGCAGATGCCCGCCGGTTTTGCTGTCACCGAGTTTTGGCAGGTCCTTGGCAACCAGGCGCCGGGGCGTACCTCCGTTGGACAGATCACGATCTTCGACTCAGTCGGCTTCGCCATAGAGGATTTTTCTGCCCTGCGTTACGTGCGTGACTCGGTTGACGGCACGGACTACTTTGAGGACATCGACCTCGTCGCGAACCCGGAGGACCCCAAGAACCTGTTCGGACTCGTCGGTGCGCTCTCCCCGGTGGGATCCTGA
- a CDS encoding Lrp/AsnC family transcriptional regulator: MTALTDLDRQLLSALREDGRASVASLARRLGVARATVNSRLERLLSSGTIIGFTARVRDELDPLAIHAIALIAVEGRTTDKVIRQLRGFPEIRTLHTTNGGWDLVAELRTESLIGFDQVLGRIRGVEGIVNSETSLLLSSVLR; this comes from the coding sequence ATGACTGCTCTCACCGACCTTGACCGTCAACTCCTGTCGGCCCTGCGGGAGGACGGCAGGGCATCTGTGGCCAGCCTCGCCCGGAGGCTGGGTGTCGCACGAGCAACTGTGAACAGCCGGCTCGAGCGTCTTCTCAGCTCGGGAACCATCATTGGTTTTACGGCTCGAGTCCGCGACGAGCTCGACCCCCTCGCGATTCACGCAATCGCCCTGATTGCGGTGGAAGGCAGGACAACCGACAAGGTCATCCGTCAGCTGAGGGGATTTCCAGAGATCCGGACACTTCACACCACAAACGGCGGCTGGGATCTCGTCGCCGAGTTGCGCACAGAAAGCCTCATTGGCTTCGACCAAGTGCTGGGAAGGATCCGCGGCGTCGAGGGCATCGTCAACAGCGAGACAAGCCTGCTGCTCAGCTCCGTATTGCGGTAG